A stretch of the Fusarium musae strain F31 chromosome 2, whole genome shotgun sequence genome encodes the following:
- a CDS encoding hypothetical protein (EggNog:ENOG41) has protein sequence MDDSSHQHHFLQGKTIIIAGGGVSGSAFAVGLRKLWNPQFKEPKIIIYDRDSPDVSAQREGYTLSLTGYDTSGGLIALKRLGLIDQIVDNAVSGLNGEGAFKIWGPNWHEHASFRHEPIEELPSSSVRIARKDLRKVLHDNLRPEDSVQWNSRCISAKQTDQGRVRVQVASGQPGNETITEEDCDLLIAADGANSKLRGYLRPNDNLEFAGAILRGGIARFDGTLPAPIDKDWGFMLSGTGISCFFSPVDENSVVWGVGNLESEEVPRLDLKNDGMVQGVINRSLDLGNKFQPPFRDIVERTDTKTVFAINAKDKKAFTHDDIDKMGVIFIGDANHAVTPFAGCGANLALCDAWDLAEALCMSGSLGEGISAYDGRSEPRARGILERAREKLKSGHKGRL, from the coding sequence ATGGACGACTCatcacatcaacatcactttCTCCAAGGcaaaaccatcatcatcgcggGCGGTGGTGTTTCTGGTTCAGCATTCGCTGTTGGACTACGCAAATTATGGAACCCTCAGTTCAAAGAgcccaagatcatcatctaCGACCGCGACTCGCCAGACGTTAGCGCTCAACGTGAAGGCTACACATTATCCCTCACTGGATACGACACTTCCGGAGGTCTCATTGCCCTGAAGAGACTCGGTCTTATTGACCAAATTGTAGACAATGCGGTTTCTGGTTTAAACGGAGAGGGTGCTTTCAAGATATGGGGACCCAATTGGCACGAACACGCAAGCTTCCGCCACGAGCCAATTGAAGAGCTGCCATCTTCCAGCGTTAGGATAGCACGCAAGGATCTTCGGAAGGTCCTCCACGATAACCTCCGACCGGAAGACTCGGTCCAGTGGAACTCACGCTGCATCTCAGCAAAGCAAACGGACCAAGGACGAGTGCGAGTTCAAGTCGCGAGTGGACAACCCGGCAATGAGACGATCACCGAGGAGGACTGTGACCTGCTTATTGCCGCTGATGGAGCAAATAGCAAACTCCGAGGATACCTCAGACCCAATGATAACCTCGAATTTGCCGGTGCAATTCTCCGAGGTGGTATTGCTCGATTTGATGGAACTCTTCCAGCGCCCATCGACAAAGATTGGGGCTTTATGCTCTCCGGAACCGGGATTTCCTGCTTCTTTTCCCCAGTTGACGAGAACAGCGTTGTATGGGGCGTCGGTAATCTCGAAAGCGAAGAAGTACCAAGATTGGATCTTAAGAACGACGGGATGGTACAAGGAGTTATAAATCgcagtcttgatcttgggaatAAGTTCCAGCCTCCATTCAGAGACATTGTGGAAAGGACGGATACAAAGACTGTGTTTGCAATCAACgcaaaagacaagaaggCGTTCACTCATGACGATATTGATAAGATGGGCGTCATTTTCATTGGCGATGCTAATCATGCTGTGACACCTTTTGCTGGCTGTGGAGCGAACCTGGCGTTATGTGATGCGTGGGATTTGGCAGAGGCGTTATGTATGAGCGGGTCATTAGGGGAGGGTATATCAGCATATGATGGACGGTCTGAACCACGGGCGAGAGGGATCCTGGAGCGAGCGC